The Streptomyces sp. NBC_01275 genome has a segment encoding these proteins:
- a CDS encoding DUF2637 domain-containing protein, whose protein sequence is MPSSTATTPAALPGTAAIQLGIVLLGAIGFALSYDALRQMAVAIHVRGLLTYAFPLVIDGFIAIGVGALLILRTAPLHSRLYVWALVGIATVTSIWANALHAVRLNQQTRQGNGLHLDDLTVGALSAIAPLALAGAVHLYLVIRRQPTTERPRLQEDAATYRHVDAARSRNGTEQRRQPTPGESGPGQETTALESAANDVAAGTADVADALEPSAKSKGRQPSATMDDLLAIGRTAHRGRNGRISRRNVEAAIRAKGHTIGKDRLTEATRRLQAELDEARTDVS, encoded by the coding sequence GTGCCTTCGTCCACCGCCACCACGCCCGCCGCGCTACCTGGAACCGCCGCGATCCAGCTCGGCATCGTCCTGCTCGGCGCGATCGGCTTCGCGCTCTCCTACGACGCGCTGCGTCAGATGGCCGTCGCGATCCACGTGCGCGGACTGCTCACCTACGCCTTCCCCCTCGTGATCGACGGGTTCATCGCCATCGGCGTCGGCGCCCTTCTCATCCTGCGCACCGCCCCGCTGCACTCCCGCTTGTATGTGTGGGCGCTCGTCGGGATCGCCACCGTCACCAGCATCTGGGCCAACGCCCTACATGCCGTCCGCCTCAACCAGCAGACCCGACAAGGCAATGGACTCCACCTCGACGACCTCACCGTCGGTGCCCTGTCCGCCATCGCTCCGCTCGCCCTCGCCGGAGCCGTCCACCTCTACCTCGTAATCCGCCGCCAGCCCACAACCGAACGCCCCCGTCTCCAAGAGGACGCCGCCACCTACCGTCACGTCGACGCCGCCCGCAGTCGCAACGGCACCGAGCAACGCCGACAGCCCACTCCTGGCGAAAGCGGACCGGGCCAAGAGACGACGGCGCTCGAGTCTGCCGCCAACGACGTGGCGGCGGGAACCGCCGATGTGGCGGATGCCCTGGAACCATCCGCCAAGTCCAAGGGCCGACAGCCGAGCGCCACCATGGATGATCTCCTCGCCATCGGCCGCACCGCTCACCGAGGGCGCAACGGCCGGATCTCGCGCCGCAACGTCGAAGCGGCAATCCGGGCCAAGGGCCACACGATCGGCAAGGACCGTCTGACTGAGGCCACTCGGCGCCTGCAGGCAGAACTCGACGAGGCCCGCACTGACGTCTCCTGA
- a CDS encoding DUF3631 domain-containing protein — MDEPTSPTAPSAPSTPAWPSVAAPGQGPRPDPEPSSTEDAKAQQAAEGAELLDELREAIARYVILPSSEALTAVTLWIAAAHIQPALQHAPRLAVVGPAKRCGKSRLLDVITETVHEPLITVNTSPAVVFRAIGDDPPTLLVDEADTIFGSIKAAEKNEELRGLLNAGHQRNRPALRISGPEHKPQAFPTFAMAALAGIGDLPDTIMDRAVVIRMQRRKGGERVEQFRSRRDIPALHEVRDRLAAWLRPLLDTAADLVPPMPVQDRAADTWEPLVIVAELAGGSWPERAREACVVMCAAEVGQDDESNLKTRLLRDIRRVFARFGDPDIMRTRDLLEELLKDQEAPWAEYRNTGLTSRHLGILLKDFGIQAAVLRFEGGRQARGFAHLQFTDAWARYCPEEPTPTRGDESARHGEAIHP, encoded by the coding sequence GTGGACGAACCTACGTCCCCCACCGCCCCCTCTGCACCCTCGACGCCCGCCTGGCCGTCCGTCGCCGCCCCCGGACAGGGCCCACGCCCCGACCCCGAGCCCTCGTCAACCGAGGACGCGAAAGCGCAGCAGGCCGCAGAAGGTGCGGAACTGCTGGACGAGCTGCGGGAAGCCATCGCGCGGTACGTGATCCTGCCGAGCAGCGAGGCTCTGACGGCGGTGACCTTGTGGATTGCGGCAGCGCATATCCAACCCGCACTGCAGCACGCGCCGCGCCTGGCGGTGGTCGGGCCGGCGAAGCGGTGCGGCAAGTCCCGCCTGCTGGATGTGATCACGGAGACGGTGCACGAGCCGCTGATCACCGTGAACACCAGCCCGGCGGTGGTCTTCCGCGCCATCGGCGACGACCCGCCCACGCTGCTGGTGGACGAGGCCGACACCATCTTCGGCAGCATCAAAGCGGCTGAGAAGAACGAGGAGTTGCGCGGTCTGCTGAACGCCGGTCATCAGCGCAACCGGCCCGCGCTGCGTATCTCCGGGCCGGAGCACAAGCCGCAGGCGTTCCCCACCTTCGCTATGGCTGCGCTGGCCGGGATCGGGGACCTGCCGGACACGATCATGGATCGGGCGGTGGTGATCCGCATGCAGCGCCGCAAGGGCGGCGAGCGGGTAGAGCAGTTCCGCTCCCGCCGGGACATCCCCGCCCTGCACGAAGTGCGCGACCGGCTCGCCGCGTGGCTTCGCCCGCTGCTCGACACCGCCGCCGACCTGGTGCCCCCGATGCCGGTACAAGACCGGGCGGCGGACACCTGGGAGCCGCTGGTGATCGTCGCCGAACTGGCAGGCGGCTCCTGGCCGGAGCGGGCCCGCGAAGCGTGCGTGGTCATGTGTGCGGCCGAGGTGGGCCAGGACGACGAGTCGAACCTGAAGACCCGCCTGCTGCGGGACATCCGCCGCGTCTTCGCGCGCTTCGGCGATCCCGACATCATGCGCACCCGGGACCTGCTGGAGGAACTCCTCAAGGACCAGGAGGCCCCGTGGGCGGAGTACCGCAACACGGGACTGACCTCACGCCACTTGGGGATCCTGCTCAAGGACTTCGGCATCCAGGCAGCCGTTCTCCGCTTCGAGGGCGGACGGCAGGCCAGGGGCTTCGCGCACCTGCAATTCACCGATGCCTGGGCTCGCTACTGCCCCGAGGAGCCGACACCGACCCGTGGTGACGAGAGCGCTCGCCACGGGGAGGCCATACACCCGTAA
- a CDS encoding AlpA family transcriptional regulator, translating to MPNTSPRNTNAPATAEAARRGPLASPQEVASYLGVPVKTLYQWKYRGIGPNVHKVGRHLRYRWSEVDAWVNAQSAYDLAV from the coding sequence GTGCCGAATACCTCTCCCCGTAACACCAACGCCCCTGCCACCGCCGAGGCTGCCAGGCGCGGCCCGCTCGCCAGCCCGCAGGAGGTCGCCTCCTACCTCGGCGTGCCGGTGAAGACCCTCTACCAGTGGAAGTACCGGGGCATCGGCCCCAACGTGCACAAGGTCGGCCGCCACCTGCGCTACCGCTGGTCCGAGGTGGACGCCTGGGTGAACGCCCAGTCCGCGTACGACCTCGCGGTCTGA
- a CDS encoding helix-turn-helix domain-containing protein — translation MASRPVEIGPAGLHSARAIECIRLTRGLTQHQLAARCTAMGRPMTNTALSRTERARRRCDIDDLVTIAAALGIAPVALLPLWAAHGPVSRFGGSLDDIQGDLLG, via the coding sequence ATGGCATCCCGACCTGTCGAAATAGGCCCCGCCGGCCTCCACTCCGCCCGCGCTATCGAGTGCATACGCCTCACGCGTGGCCTGACCCAGCACCAGCTCGCCGCCCGCTGCACCGCAATGGGCCGCCCGATGACCAACACCGCCCTCAGCCGCACCGAACGTGCCCGCCGCCGCTGCGACATCGACGACCTCGTCACGATCGCCGCGGCTCTCGGTATCGCGCCGGTGGCCTTGCTGCCGCTGTGGGCAGCTCACGGTCCCGTGTCCCGCTTCGGTGGGTCCCTCGACGACATCCAGGGGGACCTTCTTGGCTGA